In Paralcaligenes sp. KSB-10, the following are encoded in one genomic region:
- a CDS encoding NAD(P)H-hydrate dehydratase codes for MNSIDKALLTPLEMRAADTAAMKAGISGIALMEAAGRAVADAVRARWPVQPVVVICGFGNNGGDGFVAAQRLAESGWPVRLGFSGERARLTGDAAYCAALWTGAIEPLSLELLDGAALVVDALFGAGLSRPVEGLARTVIETLIRRKLPICAVDVPSGLDGETGEVLGVAAAADMTVTFFRKKPGHLLLPGKLLCGELVLADIGIPASLLERKPPHAWENGPEVWLSDYPWPQTGGHKYQRGHVLLVGGELMTGAARLAALAAARVGAGLVTVAVPESVRAIYATALTSVMVQPLKAPDSLALLLADPRKNAIVVGPGAGVSSETRQNVLEALATQRSVVLDADAITSFGRDPQLLFAAISGPCVLTPHEGEFARIFACEGNKLMRTRYAARESGAVVLLKGSDTIIAAPDGRAIINTNAPPELATGGTGDVLAGLIAGLMAQGMEPFLAAAAAAWLHGEAAREFGPGLIAEDLPAILPTVLRRLKELKTGLS; via the coding sequence ATGAATTCAATCGACAAGGCGCTGCTGACTCCTCTGGAGATGAGGGCGGCCGATACGGCAGCCATGAAGGCCGGGATCAGCGGTATTGCATTGATGGAAGCGGCTGGAAGAGCAGTGGCCGATGCGGTGCGCGCGCGCTGGCCGGTGCAGCCCGTCGTGGTGATATGCGGATTCGGCAATAACGGGGGCGATGGTTTCGTTGCGGCCCAGCGTCTTGCCGAGTCGGGCTGGCCGGTTCGGCTGGGGTTTTCAGGAGAGCGCGCAAGGCTGACCGGCGACGCGGCGTACTGTGCTGCATTATGGACAGGCGCCATCGAGCCCCTGTCACTTGAATTGCTCGATGGTGCAGCCCTGGTCGTTGATGCGCTTTTCGGCGCCGGCCTGTCGCGGCCCGTCGAAGGCTTGGCGCGTACCGTAATCGAAACCCTGATCCGGCGCAAACTGCCGATCTGTGCCGTCGATGTGCCCAGCGGCCTGGATGGCGAAACAGGCGAGGTGCTTGGCGTGGCGGCGGCGGCCGACATGACGGTGACTTTCTTTCGCAAGAAGCCCGGCCACTTGCTATTGCCGGGAAAGCTGTTGTGCGGCGAACTGGTGCTGGCCGATATCGGTATCCCTGCCTCCCTTCTGGAGCGCAAGCCTCCGCATGCATGGGAAAATGGCCCGGAAGTCTGGCTGAGCGATTATCCCTGGCCGCAAACCGGTGGGCACAAATATCAGCGAGGCCATGTCCTGCTGGTGGGTGGTGAACTCATGACAGGAGCGGCGCGTTTGGCGGCGCTGGCGGCGGCACGAGTGGGCGCCGGCCTGGTTACCGTGGCGGTGCCGGAGTCGGTCCGCGCCATCTACGCGACGGCGCTGACCAGCGTTATGGTTCAACCGCTGAAAGCGCCCGACAGCCTGGCTTTATTGCTGGCCGATCCGCGCAAGAATGCCATTGTCGTCGGTCCGGGCGCCGGTGTTTCCAGCGAAACCCGGCAGAATGTGCTGGAAGCCTTGGCCACGCAGCGTAGCGTGGTGCTGGATGCGGATGCCATTACCTCGTTCGGCCGCGATCCACAACTGCTTTTCGCGGCAATCTCCGGTCCTTGCGTGCTTACGCCGCACGAGGGTGAATTTGCCCGGATCTTCGCATGCGAAGGGAATAAACTGATGCGCACACGCTATGCCGCGCGCGAGAGTGGTGCAGTGGTCTTGCTTAAAGGGTCGGATACGATCATCGCGGCGCCCGATGGCAGGGCAATTATCAATACCAATGCGCCGCCGGAACTGGCGACCGGTGGTACCGGCGATGTGTTGGCCGGCTTGATTGCGGGCTTGATGGCGCAAGGCATGGAGCCCTTTCTGGCCGCGGCCGCCGCAGCCTGGCTGCATGGCGAGGCCGCGCGCGAATTCGGTCCGGGCTTGATCGCCGAAGATCTGCCGGCTATTTTGCCGACGGTTTTGCGCCGCCTCAAAGAATTGAAAACCGGGCTCTCCTGA
- a CDS encoding cytochrome b/b6 domain-containing protein: MPKGEQSINSNTSARAAYRLVQVWDASTRLFHWLVVLLVAAAYLTWRLNWMDWHVLIGETLLALVLFRLLWGCFGSETARFSNFLASPAAALRHLHHLFRHEADLQVGHNPAGGWMVLLLLGLLLGETLSGLYINNDVADQGPFTEWVSAPLANAITALHEILWDVLLVAVALHVLAIALYAAAKGHNLLRPMLTGRKPLPASVAAPRLAPPVRALLLLALAAAMAALLATYL, encoded by the coding sequence ATGCCCAAAGGCGAACAATCCATCAATTCAAACACATCGGCGCGGGCCGCCTATCGTCTGGTGCAAGTCTGGGACGCGTCGACACGGCTGTTCCATTGGCTGGTGGTGCTGCTGGTTGCCGCGGCCTACCTGACCTGGAGGCTGAACTGGATGGATTGGCACGTCCTGATCGGCGAGACGCTGCTTGCGCTGGTGCTTTTCCGATTGCTGTGGGGCTGCTTCGGCAGCGAAACCGCGCGATTCAGCAACTTTCTGGCCTCACCGGCCGCCGCATTGCGCCATCTGCACCATCTGTTCCGCCACGAAGCCGACCTGCAGGTCGGCCACAATCCCGCGGGAGGATGGATGGTGCTGCTCTTGCTCGGCCTGCTGCTGGGCGAAACGCTCAGCGGACTTTACATCAACAACGACGTCGCGGACCAAGGTCCGTTCACCGAATGGGTCTCGGCGCCGCTTGCCAACGCCATCACGGCGCTGCATGAAATCCTGTGGGATGTGTTGCTGGTGGCGGTGGCGCTGCACGTACTGGCGATCGCGCTATATGCAGCGGCCAAAGGGCACAATCTCCTGCGCCCCATGCTGACCGGCCGCAAGCCTCTGCCGGCGAGCGTCGCCGCACCGAGGCTGGCGCCGCCGGTGCGGGCGCTGCTTCTGCTGGCCCTTGCCGCCGCCATGGCGGCGCTACTCGCAACCTACCTCTGA
- a CDS encoding ABC transporter permease, with protein sequence MNWQAIRAIYLFEMARTWRTLMQSIIAPVISTSLYFVVFGAAIGGRITQIDGISYGAFIVPGLIMLSLLTQSIANASFGIYFPKFTGTIYEILSAPVSYFEITLSYVGAAATKSIILGVIILATAGFFVPLKIDHPLWMLLFLVLTAFTFSLFGFIIGIWADGFEKLQLVPLLIITPLTFLGGSFYSINMLPPFWQTVTLFNPVVYLISGFRWSFYGLADVSVAISLIMTLVFLGLCLLIVALIFKSGYRLKT encoded by the coding sequence ATGAACTGGCAGGCGATCCGCGCAATTTATCTGTTCGAAATGGCCAGGACCTGGCGCACACTGATGCAAAGCATTATTGCGCCGGTCATTTCGACCTCTTTGTATTTCGTCGTGTTCGGCGCCGCCATAGGCGGGCGCATTACCCAGATAGACGGTATCAGCTACGGAGCGTTCATCGTGCCCGGGCTGATCATGCTGTCGCTATTGACGCAAAGTATCGCCAACGCGTCATTCGGCATTTATTTTCCGAAATTCACGGGCACTATCTACGAGATTTTATCGGCACCGGTTTCGTACTTCGAGATCACGCTGAGCTATGTGGGCGCCGCCGCTACCAAATCCATTATTCTGGGAGTGATCATTCTGGCAACCGCGGGCTTTTTCGTGCCGCTCAAAATCGACCATCCATTATGGATGCTGCTGTTCCTGGTGCTGACGGCTTTCACATTCAGCCTGTTCGGTTTCATTATCGGAATCTGGGCCGACGGCTTCGAGAAACTGCAACTGGTGCCTCTTTTGATCATCACCCCCCTGACATTTCTTGGGGGCAGCTTTTACTCGATCAATATGCTGCCGCCCTTCTGGCAAACCGTGACCCTGTTCAACCCTGTGGTCTATCTGATCAGCGGCTTTCGATGGAGCTTTTATGGCCTCGCCGATGTCAGCGTAGCCATAAGCCTGATTATGACGCTGGTTTTTTTGGGCCTGTGCCTGCTCATCGTAGCGCTGATCTTCAAAAGCGGCTATCGGCTCAAGACCTGA
- a CDS encoding CynX/NimT family MFS transporter, which yields MILLGFSLMLIAFNLRPVFSSLSVLLPEIIRQTGLSSANAGYLTTLPVLCLGLFAPLAPKLAQRFGVERTLLGMLVLLALGTALRGYGGIFTLFIGSALAGASIAVGNVLLPSLVKRDFAHHAATMTGLYTMALCGGAAAAAAFTVPIAHKLGGSWALALAAWAIPAAIVALIWAPQSLRQGKLARQSARAVTGLWRDRLAWQVTFFMGLQSALAYCVMGWLAPILRERGLDGVTAGLVVSVSIMVQVVTSLVVPPLAVRCKNQQLFNVALAIIAGAALLGLLFAPTSTVWIWAILQGVGQGGLFAIALTVIVLRSPDSHVAAHLSGMAQGIGYVLAAIGPLLVGLLHSWTGSYTATSWLFIALTAGAAINGWGAGRAMHVRVTSDKP from the coding sequence ATGATTCTATTGGGCTTCAGCCTGATGCTGATTGCCTTTAATCTACGTCCCGTATTTTCGAGCCTGTCAGTGCTTTTGCCCGAAATCATCAGGCAAACAGGTTTGTCATCGGCCAATGCCGGCTATCTGACCACCCTGCCGGTGTTGTGCCTGGGCTTGTTCGCGCCATTGGCGCCGAAACTTGCGCAGCGCTTCGGTGTCGAACGCACCCTGCTGGGCATGCTGGTGTTGCTGGCCCTCGGAACCGCCCTGCGCGGATACGGCGGCATCTTCACTCTTTTTATCGGCTCCGCGCTGGCCGGAGCAAGCATCGCCGTGGGAAACGTACTGCTGCCCAGCCTGGTAAAGCGCGATTTCGCCCACCATGCCGCCACAATGACCGGACTCTACACCATGGCCTTGTGCGGCGGTGCGGCGGCGGCAGCGGCATTCACCGTGCCCATCGCACACAAGCTCGGCGGCTCCTGGGCGCTAGCCCTGGCGGCCTGGGCCATACCGGCGGCCATTGTCGCGCTTATCTGGGCTCCGCAATCATTAAGACAGGGTAAGCTCGCGCGCCAGTCCGCTCGGGCCGTCACCGGCCTGTGGCGCGACCGGCTTGCCTGGCAGGTCACGTTCTTCATGGGCCTGCAATCAGCCCTGGCGTACTGCGTAATGGGCTGGCTTGCCCCCATTCTGCGAGAACGGGGGCTGGACGGCGTAACGGCCGGACTGGTTGTTTCCGTATCGATCATGGTTCAGGTGGTCACCAGTCTCGTAGTGCCGCCCCTGGCCGTCCGCTGCAAAAACCAGCAACTGTTCAATGTGGCGCTGGCGATCATAGCCGGCGCTGCGTTGCTGGGCCTGCTCTTTGCTCCCACGTCCACAGTGTGGATCTGGGCGATCCTGCAAGGCGTAGGACAGGGAGGGCTATTCGCCATTGCCCTGACTGTCATTGTTTTACGTTCTCCGGATTCGCATGTCGCCGCGCACCTGTCGGGCATGGCCCAAGGAATCGGATACGTACTGGCGGCCATAGGCCCCTTGCTGGTCGGGCTTTTGCACAGCTGGACGGGAAGCTACACGGCCACATCCTGGCTGTTCATTGCGCTCACTGCCGGCGCGGCCATAAACGGTTGGGGCGCCGGACGGGCCATGCATGTCAGGGTCACAAGCGACAAGCCCTAG
- a CDS encoding ABC transporter ATP-binding protein has product MTSIISVSGLSKTYASGFRALKNINLEIRQGEIFALLGPNGAGKTTLISIICGLVNPTEGVVLADGHNIVTDYRAARSKIGLVPQELTSDAFESVWNTVSFSRGLFGKKANPAHIEKVLKALSLWGKKDNRLMTLSGGMKRRVLIAKALSHEPQILFLDEPTAGVDVELRKDMWEMVRSLRATGVTIILTTHYIEEAEEMADRVGVISNGELILVEEKAELMRKLGKKQLILQLLNPLDKVPESLAAHQIELAPDGKELVYTYDTQREHTGITALLKDLNDSGITFKDLQTTQSSLEDIFVNLVKERP; this is encoded by the coding sequence ATGACATCCATAATTTCAGTATCCGGCCTGTCCAAAACCTATGCCTCGGGTTTCAGGGCCCTGAAAAACATCAACCTGGAAATACGCCAGGGAGAAATCTTCGCCTTGCTCGGCCCGAACGGGGCCGGCAAAACCACCCTGATCAGCATTATCTGCGGGCTGGTCAATCCGACCGAGGGCGTCGTGCTGGCCGATGGCCACAACATTGTTACGGACTACCGCGCGGCACGATCCAAAATCGGCCTGGTACCGCAAGAACTCACCAGCGATGCCTTCGAGTCCGTGTGGAACACCGTCAGCTTCAGCCGCGGCCTGTTCGGCAAAAAGGCAAACCCCGCCCATATCGAAAAAGTGCTTAAAGCCTTGTCCTTATGGGGCAAGAAAGACAATCGGCTCATGACGTTGTCGGGCGGCATGAAGCGGCGCGTGCTGATTGCCAAGGCGCTCTCGCACGAGCCGCAAATCCTGTTCCTGGACGAACCCACCGCCGGCGTCGACGTCGAGCTGCGCAAGGACATGTGGGAAATGGTGCGTTCGCTGCGCGCCACCGGCGTCACCATTATCCTGACTACGCACTACATCGAAGAAGCCGAGGAAATGGCCGACCGGGTGGGCGTAATCAGCAATGGCGAGCTTATTCTGGTCGAGGAGAAGGCCGAACTCATGCGCAAGCTGGGGAAAAAGCAACTGATCCTGCAACTGCTCAATCCCTTGGACAAGGTGCCGGAATCGCTTGCCGCCCACCAGATCGAACTGGCCCCCGACGGCAAGGAACTGGTATACACCTACGACACTCAACGCGAGCACACTGGCATCACGGCATTGCTCAAAGACCTGAACGACAGCGGTATCACATTCAAGGATCTTCAAACCACGCAAAGCTCGCTGGAAGATATTTTCGTCAACCTGGTCAAGGAGCGGCCATGA
- a CDS encoding FadR/GntR family transcriptional regulator → MLAQATKTSLTDSALEGIRQEILDGRWAIGERIPNEPTLAAMLGVSRGTVREAVKMLASQGMLETRQGSGTYVRANFDPSTSVLRMRQANLRDQVETRCALEVEAARLAAVRHTPEDIQRLYGLLAARGNSDDPQTRPGLVERDFDFHAEIVRIARNRALAETYLFFSASVQEIIKATVDKEIPEPDMEAHAGLVRAIETRNPDHAASTVRQFMAPILSELNRALAS, encoded by the coding sequence ATGCTTGCGCAAGCCACCAAAACCAGCCTGACCGACAGCGCCTTGGAAGGAATTCGGCAGGAAATCCTCGACGGACGCTGGGCCATCGGCGAGCGGATCCCAAACGAGCCCACGCTCGCAGCCATGCTGGGGGTCAGCCGCGGTACAGTGCGCGAAGCGGTCAAAATGCTGGCTTCGCAGGGCATGCTGGAAACGCGTCAGGGTTCCGGAACCTATGTGCGCGCCAATTTCGATCCCTCCACCAGCGTGCTGCGCATGCGGCAAGCCAATTTGAGAGATCAAGTCGAAACCCGCTGCGCACTTGAAGTCGAAGCCGCAAGGCTGGCGGCCGTCAGGCACACGCCCGAAGATATCCAGCGTCTGTACGGCTTGCTGGCAGCGCGAGGAAATTCAGACGATCCGCAAACCCGCCCCGGCCTGGTGGAACGGGATTTCGACTTCCATGCCGAGATCGTCCGCATCGCCCGCAACCGGGCGCTGGCCGAAACCTATTTGTTTTTTTCCGCATCTGTGCAGGAAATCATCAAAGCCACGGTAGACAAAGAAATACCCGAGCCCGATATGGAAGCGCATGCAGGCTTGGTGCGAGCCATCGAAACCCGCAACCCCGACCACGCGGCATCGACGGTGCGCCAATTCATGGCGCCTATCCTGTCCGAGCTTAATCGGGCGCTGGCATCATGA
- a CDS encoding MFS transporter: MFAQPFSNWLHRHGIHYAWIVALICFLTMLTSSAALGLPGVLLQPLGKEYGWDTEQISSALALRFALYGLMGPFASILMDRYGLRNVICAALALVASGMILATQMTALWQLVVLWGLILGFGSGLTALVLGAVVANRWFDKRRGLVIGLLTASTATGQLVFLPGAAWLIDHYGWRSAITPVCVSAALVIILAICFVRNRPEDVGIAAYGTDPATAAMPPVAHTHTSIWDPFKILGTVRGNQTFWILFATFFICGLSTNGLIQTHFVSLCGDFGLTAVPAASVLAMMGAFDFCGTILSGWLSDRYDNRKLLFWYYSLRGLSLFWLPHSDFTFYGLSIFAMFYGLDWVATVPPTVRLAGTAFGKERAGMVFGWIFAGHQMGAAVAAYGAGATRTLLLSYTPALYVAGGACLIAALIVMGIRRPDKAPAPGYRPA; encoded by the coding sequence ATGTTCGCCCAACCGTTTTCCAATTGGCTCCACCGGCACGGCATCCACTACGCCTGGATAGTGGCGCTCATTTGCTTTCTGACTATGCTCACCTCGTCTGCCGCACTGGGTCTGCCGGGTGTGCTGCTGCAACCGCTGGGCAAAGAATACGGCTGGGACACCGAGCAAATTTCATCGGCGCTTGCCCTGCGCTTTGCACTGTATGGCCTGATGGGGCCTTTTGCCTCGATCCTGATGGATCGTTACGGCCTGCGCAACGTTATTTGCGCGGCGCTGGCCCTCGTGGCGTCGGGCATGATCCTGGCCACCCAAATGACTGCGCTATGGCAACTGGTCGTGCTATGGGGGCTGATACTGGGCTTTGGCTCGGGCCTGACCGCTCTGGTTCTAGGCGCCGTGGTGGCCAATCGATGGTTCGACAAGCGCCGCGGGCTGGTGATCGGTTTATTGACCGCCAGCACGGCCACGGGCCAACTGGTGTTTCTACCCGGCGCCGCCTGGCTCATTGACCACTACGGCTGGCGCTCGGCCATCACGCCGGTTTGCGTCTCGGCCGCGCTGGTCATCATTCTGGCAATCTGTTTTGTACGCAATCGGCCGGAAGACGTCGGCATTGCCGCCTACGGCACGGATCCGGCAACTGCCGCCATGCCACCTGTAGCGCACACGCACACATCCATTTGGGATCCTTTCAAGATTCTGGGAACTGTACGCGGCAACCAGACCTTCTGGATCCTGTTTGCGACCTTCTTTATATGCGGCCTGAGCACCAACGGCCTGATCCAAACGCATTTCGTGTCCTTGTGCGGCGATTTCGGCCTGACGGCCGTACCGGCGGCGTCCGTGCTCGCCATGATGGGTGCTTTCGATTTCTGCGGCACGATTCTATCGGGCTGGCTTTCAGACCGCTATGACAACCGCAAACTGCTTTTCTGGTATTACAGCCTGCGAGGCTTGTCCTTATTCTGGCTGCCGCATTCCGACTTCACTTTCTACGGCCTGTCGATTTTCGCCATGTTCTACGGCCTCGACTGGGTTGCCACCGTGCCGCCAACCGTCAGGCTGGCAGGCACTGCCTTTGGCAAGGAACGCGCCGGTATGGTGTTCGGCTGGATTTTTGCCGGGCACCAGATGGGCGCTGCCGTGGCGGCATACGGCGCCGGCGCCACTCGCACCCTGCTGCTGAGCTACACACCGGCACTGTATGTGGCCGGCGGCGCGTGCCTGATTGCAGCGCTGATCGTAATGGGAATCCGGCGTCCCGACAAAGCGCCGGCGCCAGGGTATCGACCGGCGTGA
- a CDS encoding TetR/AcrR family transcriptional regulator, which yields MPRVSREQTQKNRAVIENVSARLFREQGFNGVSVADLMAAAGLTHGGFYGHFSSKDELTDVACAAAFKQSSQRRNERSNKHADPRHALHAHVDHYLSTWHRDHTGNGCPAVALAGDVAREPADKPVHRTYAAGVESMADSLTTLFEASGAPQPRSQALATLATLVGAQVLARATRGSPLSDDILAAAREFLLDVNMLNN from the coding sequence ATGCCTCGAGTATCACGCGAACAAACACAAAAAAACCGCGCCGTCATTGAAAATGTCTCGGCCCGGCTTTTCCGCGAACAAGGCTTCAATGGGGTCAGTGTGGCTGACCTGATGGCGGCGGCCGGACTGACGCACGGGGGCTTTTATGGTCATTTCTCGTCCAAAGATGAGCTTACGGATGTGGCCTGTGCGGCAGCGTTCAAACAGTCCTCGCAGCGCCGGAACGAGCGCAGCAACAAACACGCCGACCCGCGCCATGCGCTTCATGCCCATGTCGACCACTACCTGAGCACCTGGCATAGAGATCATACAGGCAACGGCTGCCCGGCCGTTGCCCTGGCCGGGGACGTTGCCCGCGAACCGGCCGACAAACCCGTACATCGAACCTATGCGGCAGGCGTCGAAAGCATGGCCGACTCCCTTACCACACTGTTCGAGGCGAGCGGCGCCCCTCAGCCCAGGTCGCAGGCGCTGGCAACACTGGCCACCCTGGTCGGCGCCCAGGTCCTGGCACGGGCAACACGAGGCTCCCCCCTGTCTGACGATATACTGGCGGCCGCGCGCGAATTCCTGCTGGATGTGAACATGCTCAATAACTAG
- a CDS encoding YajQ family cyclic di-GMP-binding protein, with product MPSFDVVSEVDKHELVNAIDQASRELVTRFDFKGTNAKFELEGFVVTQSAPGVFQLNQMLDILRGRLSARGIDVRCMDIADPLENLGGARQKITIKQGIEQAVSKKLIAAMKGAKLKVEAQINGDKLRVSGKKRDDLQTAIALLRKTDVELPLQFENFRD from the coding sequence ATGCCTTCTTTCGACGTCGTCTCCGAAGTCGACAAACACGAACTCGTCAATGCTATCGATCAGGCCAGCCGGGAGTTGGTCACCCGCTTCGATTTCAAGGGGACCAACGCCAAATTCGAACTGGAAGGCTTTGTGGTGACCCAGTCGGCGCCTGGGGTGTTTCAACTGAACCAGATGCTCGATATTCTGCGCGGCCGCTTATCGGCCCGCGGAATCGATGTACGTTGCATGGATATTGCCGATCCGCTTGAAAACCTGGGGGGAGCCCGGCAAAAAATCACGATCAAGCAAGGTATAGAACAGGCCGTCTCCAAAAAACTGATTGCGGCCATGAAGGGCGCCAAGCTCAAGGTAGAGGCCCAGATCAATGGCGACAAGCTGCGCGTCAGCGGTAAAAAGCGCGACGACTTGCAGACGGCCATCGCGTTGTTGCGCAAGACCGATGTCGAGTTGCCGCTGCAGTTCGAGAACTTCCGCGATTAG
- a CDS encoding CHRD domain-containing protein, translating to MNISMSRRALVVLAGLVCTGAMTLAQAAPVSFTVPLTGAQEVPPVQTQGSGTVKLTYDPGTKVVTWTISFTGLSSAPTMAHFHGPAAAGKNAGVKIWLSQKGSAVTSPFKGQATLSAADAQEFLAGEMYINVHTKDHPSGEIRGQVLPPKGN from the coding sequence ATGAATATTTCTATGTCACGGCGGGCCCTTGTGGTGCTCGCAGGCCTCGTGTGCACGGGGGCTATGACCCTGGCGCAGGCGGCGCCGGTCTCATTTACCGTACCGCTCACTGGCGCGCAGGAAGTGCCTCCTGTCCAGACCCAGGGCAGTGGCACGGTCAAGCTCACGTATGATCCCGGCACGAAGGTCGTCACCTGGACGATCAGCTTCACCGGCTTGTCCAGTGCACCTACCATGGCGCATTTCCATGGCCCCGCCGCGGCGGGCAAGAATGCGGGTGTGAAGATCTGGCTGTCGCAGAAGGGCAGCGCGGTCACCAGTCCCTTCAAGGGCCAGGCCACGCTGTCTGCGGCGGACGCGCAAGAGTTCCTTGCCGGTGAAATGTATATCAACGTGCACACCAAGGATCATCCGTCAGGCGAGATTCGTGGCCAGGTGCTGCCCCCCAAGGGCAACTGA
- a CDS encoding HAD family hydrolase codes for MSDVIALIFDFDDTLAPDSTSGFLADMGVDVEDFWQRQVDPLLSQHDWDPVPAYLYRMIELSKSGSHGRITQERLAQWGARLPLHAGVESLFGRLRAMVKEQHPQVQLEFYLISSGIGDVVRHTPIAGEFTDIWASEFIYDKQGGIHFPKRIVSFTDKTRYLFHIQKGIVGLSSRNKPFEVNKKIAEDKLRIPFEQMIFVGDGYTDIPCFSLIRRSGGVAFGVWDPKHREKRSRAWGFIQEGRVSNLNQARYDEDAELYQWLEEAVESLAGRISLNARIYRG; via the coding sequence ATGTCCGATGTGATCGCCCTGATATTCGATTTTGACGATACGCTTGCGCCCGACAGTACGTCGGGTTTTCTTGCCGATATGGGGGTCGATGTCGAGGACTTCTGGCAGAGGCAGGTCGATCCGCTGTTGTCGCAGCACGACTGGGACCCGGTCCCGGCCTACCTGTACCGCATGATTGAATTGTCCAAATCGGGGAGTCATGGCCGTATAACGCAGGAACGCCTGGCGCAGTGGGGCGCGCGCCTGCCGCTGCATGCCGGAGTGGAATCCCTGTTCGGCCGTTTGCGGGCCATGGTCAAAGAACAGCACCCGCAGGTACAGCTCGAGTTCTACCTGATTTCCAGCGGTATAGGCGATGTGGTCAGGCACACGCCAATCGCCGGGGAGTTTACGGATATCTGGGCTTCCGAATTTATCTACGACAAGCAGGGAGGGATCCATTTTCCCAAGCGGATAGTCAGCTTTACCGACAAGACGCGTTATCTGTTTCATATCCAGAAGGGTATCGTGGGCCTGTCTTCGCGCAACAAGCCATTCGAGGTCAACAAGAAAATAGCGGAAGACAAATTGCGGATTCCCTTCGAACAGATGATCTTTGTTGGCGATGGCTATACCGATATTCCCTGTTTTTCCCTGATTCGCCGTTCTGGTGGAGTGGCGTTTGGCGTATGGGATCCCAAGCATCGCGAAAAACGCAGCCGGGCTTGGGGGTTTATTCAAGAGGGACGCGTGTCCAATCTGAATCAGGCACGCTACGATGAAGATGCCGAGCTCTATCAATGGCTTGAAGAGGCTGTCGAAAGCCTGGCGGGTCGGATTTCCCTTAATGCGCGCATTTACCGTGGCTGA
- a CDS encoding uracil-DNA glycosylase family protein yields the protein MDTGTDSQTPQAIDYGRFSELAATLAQLDRPAYAAAGKDSSVPMMGLGPASATLCIMGRDPGRAEIAAGAPFMGASGRMLRRMLTAHTNRGAGTPPASLFWLNTVPYKPIANRAWPLAVQRLFQPLIRDILLLQWRGDCVITLGNQAFHWFGIGQPPAEQARMAAYWSGGRRYIDPLRILVANAERQRWLTLYPLPHPSPANAVWRERFPALLQRHLDALTSSHEK from the coding sequence ATGGACACGGGAACCGACTCACAGACACCCCAGGCAATCGATTACGGTCGCTTCAGCGAGCTGGCGGCGACACTTGCCCAACTGGACCGGCCCGCCTATGCGGCGGCCGGAAAAGACAGCTCGGTGCCTATGATGGGACTCGGCCCAGCCAGCGCAACGCTGTGCATCATGGGCCGCGACCCCGGCCGAGCGGAAATCGCCGCGGGCGCACCGTTCATGGGCGCATCCGGCCGCATGCTCAGACGCATGCTGACTGCGCACACAAACCGCGGCGCAGGAACTCCGCCAGCCTCGCTGTTCTGGCTCAATACCGTTCCCTACAAGCCCATCGCCAATCGAGCCTGGCCGCTGGCCGTGCAGCGCCTGTTCCAGCCGCTGATCCGCGACATTCTGCTATTGCAATGGCGCGGCGATTGTGTGATTACGCTTGGCAATCAGGCTTTTCATTGGTTCGGCATTGGTCAACCACCCGCCGAACAGGCACGCATGGCGGCCTACTGGTCTGGCGGTCGACGCTATATCGATCCATTGCGCATCCTGGTCGCTAACGCTGAACGGCAGCGTTGGCTGACGCTCTACCCGCTGCCCCACCCCTCTCCCGCCAATGCCGTTTGGCGCGAGCGCTTTCCAGCGCTGCTGCAGCGCCACCTCGATGCGCTGACATCAAGCCACGAGAAATGA
- a CDS encoding MarR family winged helix-turn-helix transcriptional regulator yields the protein MNRSIFYEDCNCFALRQATRYITQIYERHLGQVGLTAAQFTILARLARTPGLTAMDLADAMVMERTTLVRALKPLQRDGLVVSEISKRDGRAHVFSLSKSGERVFDLAAVAWSNAQGEFESRVGPERARSLRAELFYMTTVQTA from the coding sequence ATGAACAGATCAATTTTCTACGAAGACTGCAATTGCTTTGCGCTGCGCCAGGCCACCCGTTACATCACTCAGATTTACGAACGACACCTGGGGCAGGTAGGCTTGACTGCCGCGCAGTTCACAATCCTGGCCAGATTGGCGCGAACACCGGGTCTTACGGCAATGGATCTGGCCGATGCAATGGTCATGGAGCGAACGACATTGGTCCGCGCGCTCAAGCCCTTGCAGCGAGATGGGCTTGTGGTCAGCGAAATATCGAAGCGCGACGGCCGGGCCCATGTGTTCAGTCTATCGAAGAGTGGCGAGCGTGTGTTCGATCTGGCTGCTGTTGCATGGAGCAATGCCCAGGGCGAATTCGAATCCAGGGTTGGCCCGGAACGAGCCAGGTCGCTACGGGCGGAGTTGTTCTATATGACCACTGTTCAAACGGCCTGA